The Daphnia carinata strain CSIRO-1 chromosome 2, CSIRO_AGI_Dcar_HiC_V3, whole genome shotgun sequence genome has a segment encoding these proteins:
- the LOC130686988 gene encoding LOW QUALITY PROTEIN: uncharacterized protein LOC130686988 (The sequence of the model RefSeq protein was modified relative to this genomic sequence to represent the inferred CDS: substituted 1 base at 1 genomic stop codon), producing LDIHENFIRYFSYETDEKNDFVYIATELCLCSITDIFERKPVNDPLKTAILSSLTIKGILFQATRGLDYLHQNHFVHRNVKSSSFLVKEIQPGNGPARYAIKITDFRLSRMLDPDKDLSGTVASEGWESSESRRKNQPLHQSLDVFLLGCFYYYILTGTDDLSHRAGSEHDWTSLTRIFLKLGFDVVVHHDLMSYDIEGEMKNLAARNFSKYDCLVVCLLSYGMVNAIAGFDGHXVNINKHKYKFFYNFCPTLYGKPKIFIVQACQGDLEQSQTQVVPLAFPGSAFSLLIVVHAEGNKESTVLLSPASAAIKYISNCFKSFNVEEDKLNRNPSIMDFMTIKSTIPGFVSLRNACIGTYFIQTLCQKMEEEYLSSACDGLLPDESPIRDLEGMLRGADGVQPIMNNKIQNKEYRQTISCETYLRKYIVFRRSNQIVLTDSDATDNGSVFSNRRLTERNNFFFNHTTLVEESTSP from the exons TTGGATATTCACGAAAACTTTATTCGCTATTTCAGCTATgaaacggatgaaaaaaacGATTTCGT GTATATTGCGACAGAGCTCTGCTTATGCTCTATTACTGATATCTTTGAACGAAAGCCCGTAAATGATCCGTTGAAAACGGCCATTTTATCATCCCTAACGATAAAAGGAATCTTGTTCCAGGCAACCAGAGGACTTGACTACCTTCATCAAAATCATTTTGTCCATCGTAACGTAAAGTCGAGCAGTTTCCTTGTGAAGGAAATACAGCCGGGCAATGGCCCGGCTCGTTACGCAATCAAAATAACAGATTTTCGGTTGAGTAGAATGCTTGATCCTGATAAGGACTTGTCTGGAACTGTGGCGTCGGAAGGTTGGGAATCCTCGGAGAGCCGGCGCAAGAATCAGCCCCTTCATCAGTCCTTGGATGTGTTTCTTCTCGGCTGTTTCTATTACTACATCTTGACTGGAACAGACGAt CTCTCACATCGAGCTGGAAGCGAACATGATTGGACAAGCTTAACACGCATTTTCTTGAAATTGGGTTTTGATGTTGTCGTTCACCACGATTTGATGTCGTATGATATCGAAGGCGAAATGAAAAACCTGGCAGCTAGAAATTTCTCGAAATATGACTGCCTAGTTGTTTGCCTCTTGTCCTACGGCATGGTGAACGCTATTGCCGGCTTTGACGGACATTAAGTCAACATTAACAAGCACAAGTACAAGTTTTTTTATAACTTTTGTCCGACCCTGTACGGCAAACCAAAAATCTTCATCGTCCAAGCGTGCCAAGGAGATCTGGAACAGAGCCAAACACAGGTCGTACCACTAGCGTTCCCAGGATCAGCATTTTCTCTACTCATCGTAGTGCA TGCCGAAGGAAACAAAGAATCCACCGTGCTGCTGAGTCCTGCATCCGCTGCCATCAAATATATATCCAATTGCTTTAAATCCTTCAACGTCGAAGAAGACAAGCTCAATCGTAATCCATCTATTATGGATTTCATGACCATTAAATCAACTATTCCGGGATTCGTTTCCTTAAGGAATGCTTGCATTG GAACCTATTTCATTCAAACCTTGTGtcagaaaatggaagaagaataTTTAAGCAGTGCGTGTGATGGCTTGTTACCTGATGAAAGCCCCATTCGGGACCTGGAGGGGATGTTGAGAGGAGCAGACGGTGTCCAACCCATCATGAACAACAAGatacaaaacaaagaatataGGCAAACGATTTCGTGCGAAACCTACCTCAGGAAATACATCGTGTTCAGACGCAGCAACCAGATCGTCTTAACTGATAGCGATGCAACAGATAACGGCAGTGTATTCAGCAATCGCCGACTCACAGAACgaaacaatttcttctttaatcATACCACTCTTGTAGAAGAATCCACTTCGCCTTAA
- the LOC130686693 gene encoding nose resistant to fluoxetine protein 6-like → MKFVAVLLSFLLLLTEIEPQFLLDSVSPVVNQKWETFAVAVAEQLIATEDFYDTRDLLHNILATLKSSHFPTAVAKNISQRCIEDSQFYVHNLYVNRSLWALQMQESSGQLPPGLFGALNFQADGLFDECKAVRAPIFNGQYCKVFFKNAPVDQTDITSRISSDEGYHERSNFITIFQILGQLLGYDRVEPKMSGVGPYTFILPSVSFCLPSSCSASDLGKAVAQLVGSYVIANNSIVTLSDEQYCFKDTNEKRILDGPDITVIMVLSFLGVLVVLATIHEAYRMYYDINFDPNADGKLLSALHCFSALSNGKKILSMKVSASSAKDNFGCIHGIRFFSTCWVVLGHSWSLMPYKTMNPKAVLTDAYGLGMQTIVNGSVSVDTFFLMSGLLVSFLLLRELDRNKGKFNVGLFYLHRYLRLTPVYAVILGFVATLMVYLGTGPNWYNVNLLSNACRISWWRQFLYINNLFPVDPYHQCIGQAWYLAVDMQLFILSPLFIYPLWRWRKAGLAFLIFVATISYATIFAAYAIYDLPPAYIPTRLDNLGTASDFYDHYYLKPWTRAPPYLLGIWAGWYLHNTKESTFRLSKTLTAMGWAITTAVGLAVVYGLAPYVDQSEVPDISSTVSMIYGPLHRTAWACVIAWIIFACSRGYGGFINRILSWKGFLPLGRLTYCVYLIHYDFLNVYYSAIRKQFYYTMLQQFTTSFGLIFISFALAFVAAVTVEASFLNLEKLIFSSKLKSKSSEETDLPIEKTKC, encoded by the exons ATGAAATTTGTAGCCGTTCTCCTCAGCTTTCTCTTGTTATTGACAGAAATCGAGCCCCAATTTTTATTGGATTCCGTTTCACCTGTAGTAAACCAAAAATGGGAGACATTTGCTGTCGCTGTCGCAGAACAATTGATAGCAACTGAAGACTTTTATGATACAAGGGATCTATTACATAACATTTTAGCAACACTAAAGTCATCCCACTTCCCGACTgcagtggccaaaaatatCAGCCAGCGATGTATTGAAGACAGCCAATTCTACGTTCATAACCTTTATGTTAATCGAAGTTTATGGGCCTTGCAGA TGCAAGAATCATCAGGGCAATTGCCACCGGGGTTATTTGGAGCCCTCAATTTTCAAGCCGATGGACTATTTGATGAATGCAAGGCCGTTCGCGCACCCATTTTCAATGGACAATATTGCaaagtatttttcaaaaatgctcCGGTCGATCAGACGGACATCACTTCGAGAATATCGTCTGACGAGGGGTATCACGAACGAAGTAACTTCATAACAATATTTCAAATCCTGGGTCAACTACTGGGATACGATCGGGTAGAGCCCAAAATGTCTGGAGTTGGACCTTACACGTTTATTTTGCCCAGCGTCAGTTTTTGCCTACCATCGTCATGCAGCGCGTCTGATCTAGGCAAAGCGGTTGCCCAACTTGTTGGGAGCTACGTCATCGCAAACAATTCTATCGTCACGCTCTCTGACGAGCAATATTGTTTCAAAGACACGAACGAAAAACGCATTTTAGATGGCCCCGACATCACCGTTAT AATGGTTCTCAGCTTTCTTGGTGTTCTGGTTGTCTTGGCCACGATTCACGAGGCGTACCGCATGTACTACGACATTAACTTTGACCCAAATGCGGATGGCAAGCTTTTGAGCGCCCTACACTGTTTCTCTGCGCTGAGCAATGGCAAGAAAATCCTATCGATGAAAGTGTCAGCATCTTCTGCAAAAGATAACTTTGGCTGCATTCACGGCATTCGCTTCTTTTCGACATGCTGGGTCGTCTTAGGACATTCGTGGAGCTTGATGCCATACAAAACGATGAATCCCAAAGCAGTTTTAACA gATGCCTACGGTTTAGGGATGCAAACAATTGTTAATGGATCTGTTTCAGTGGATACGTTCTTTTTAATGAGCGGCCTTCTCGTATCGTTCCTCTTGCTGCGCGAGCTGGATCGCAACAAAGGCAAATTCAACGTTGGTCTCTTCTACTTGCATCGGTATCTGAGGTTAACGCCAGTGTACGCAGTCATCCTCGGTTTCGTGGCGACGCTTATGGTCTATCTTGGCACCGGACCTAATTGGTACAATGTCAATCTTTTATCCAACGCCTGTCGGATCTCCTGGTGGCGACAATTCCTCTACA TAAACAATTTGTTTCCCGTGGATCCTTATCATCAG TGTATTGGGCAAGCGTGGTATCTAGCAGTTGACATGCAACTGTTCATCTTATCACCTCTGTTTATCTATCCGCTTTGGCGATGGAGAAAGGCTGGACTTGCTTTCCTGATCTTTGTTGCCACGATCAGCTATGCAACGATATTTGCCGCTTACGCCATTTATGATCTGCCTCCAGCATACATACCCACCCGGCT aGATAACTTAGGCACAGCGTCCGATTTTTATGACCATTACTATTTGAAGCCGTGGACAAGAGCCCCACCTTACCTTTTGGGCATCTGGGCAGGGTGGTATCTTCATAATACCAAAGAATCAACCTTTCGGCTGTCAAAA ACGTTGACGGCAATGGGATGGGCGATCACTACGGCTGTTGGGCTAGCAGTTGTTTACGGTCTGGCACCTTATGTTGACCAATCTGAAGTGCCGGATATTAGTTCTACGGTCAGTATGATATATGGGCCTCTGCATAGAACTGCCTGGGCTTGCGTAATAGCTTGGATCATCTTTGCATGTTCGCGCGGCTATGGAG GTTTCATCAACCGGATTCTGTCTTGGAAAGGCTTCCTACCGCTGGGCAGATTGACTTACTGTGTCTACCTGATTCACTATGATTTTCTGAACGTCTATTACTCCGCCATACGAAAGCAATTCTATTATACTATGTTGCAACAGTTTACGACGTCTTTCGGTCtcatcttcatttcttttgcacTGGCTTTCGTGGCAGCAGTAACGGTCGAAGCATCTTTTCTGAATCTGGAAAAACTCATATTTTCATCGAAGTTAAAAA gcaAATCGTCCGAGGAAACTGATCttcctattgaaaaaacaaaatgttga
- the LOC130686702 gene encoding uncharacterized protein LOC130686702 isoform X1: MPLTQKTNAFVIAWMFFVLVQFLPNQALETCRRDAECTTPGTYCLGGFCDGHCIPCHQFLRNPPYSGDCAKREEDCGTCVPGTVAEELVGMRHAFRCKKAEDPIPYPKPAFTVPEWRTLTFSVVGLTVVLALVAVGTFLKHKGIGVFRHRQTSGTSLTTPNNSTGVLDEAEQPLTSGVPPNEERRLERERNVKAQPIDDPVSTNSMENLELSAPPFPSDVPSIPDGSANNNVLAGGTYDGVTIELSGYRNGNQTESTAPSATLPISNAVPVAIEMEPDGSDNESGEDTKESCYEQFNFGFFFKAERVSTRTAGCANNN, translated from the exons ATGCCACTAACACAGAAAACTAATGCTTTCGTAATAGCTTGGATGTTTTTCGTGCTGGTGCAGTTCCTTCCCAACCAAGCGCTCGAAACT TGTCGTAGAGATGCGGAGTGCACGACACCAGGTACCTACTGCCTAGGTGGATTTTGCGATGGCCACTGCATCCCGTGCCATCAGTTCCTGCGCAATCCTCCTTATTCCGGTGATTGCGCTAAACGGGAAGAAGATTGCGGGACATGTGTTCCTGG GACTGTTGCGGAGGAGCTGGTAGGGATGCGGCACGCCTTCCGATGTAAAAAAGCTGAAGATCCTATTCCCTACCCGAAGCCGGCTTTTACGGTACCCGAATGGCGCACTTTGACGTTTAGCGTTGTTGGCTTGACAGTGGTGTTGGCATTGGTCGCCGTGGGCACCTTCCTCAAGCACAAAGGCATTGGTG ttttccGCCATCGGCAGACGTCTGGAACGTCTCTTACCACTCCAAATAATTCAACTGGAGTGTTAGATGAGGCGGAACAGCCCTTAACGTCAGGCGTCCCGCCGAATGAAGAACGACGTTTGGAGAGGGAGAGAAATGTCAAAGCCCAGCCAATAGACGATCCAGTCTCTACCAATTCGATGGAGAATTTGGAGCTTTCTGCTCCCCCATTTCCTTCCGATGTACCATCCATTCCAGACGGAAGCGCAAACAACAACGTATTAGCTGGTGGTACGTACGATGGGGTTACCATAGAACTTTCCGGCTATCGAAACGGGAATCAAACGGAATCCACTGCACCTTCGGCCACTTTGCCAATTTCCAATGCTGTCCCTGTTGCCATCGAAATGGAACCGGATGGATCGGATAATGAATCGGGGGAAGATACCAAGGAAAGCTGCTACGAGCAGTTCAactttggctttttctttaaagctgAAAGAGTAAGCACAAGGACAGCAGGATGCGCTAATAATAACTAA
- the LOC130686989 gene encoding LOW QUALITY PROTEIN: uncharacterized protein LOC130686989 (The sequence of the model RefSeq protein was modified relative to this genomic sequence to represent the inferred CDS: inserted 1 base in 1 codon): MKPDNRQENGGDGSSSAGLAEDGLPEQDEPTSCQIRISLNTNNDVYSQIRLAIQKDPSLGVTEVRILPNEIVSKSDTTWVRNGGKLSYDCKSLPKDTTSQRCEPKTVLNSPKEASPIQRQIFQGFYEXKILVAIEKIEIKPDLETEIKREKRILRKLDVHENFIRYFSYETDELDNFVYIATELCLCSIADIFERKEKDSLKKTVLKSLTAKGILLQATRGLAYLHQNHFVHRNVKPSSFLVKEILSGKHIVGYAIKITDFRLSRMIVPGKCWSGTIASDEWVAPESQRTDQEVDQSLDVFILGCFYHYVLTGTGDENPSPSHPFSDDKLRRTTNINDLDYFVYNAEWKPSGVKNENAIALIKQMIKFDENQRLSLSEVLDHKYFRPPMKEHYPIYDSNKPGLCVIFNQEYFANPQRRLATDRDGARLKDIFKKLGFEVDDRHHNLMSLGIKHQMKNLAKKDFSDYGCLVVCLLSHGVENAIAGSDGFYANTNKLKYKFRYERCPSLYGKPKIFIIQACQGELKQSQTGIVPPVSPGSENKESTVQLSPASAAIKYMSHCFQSINVNEDKLNGNPPIMDFMTITSTIPGFVSFRNTYTGTYFIQALCQKMEEVYLTRAYDGIRDLEGILRGDDGVQSIMNKKLQNTEKRQTISCETYLRKYIVFEKHVKTDDDAKDNDSESSNRRFTERNNFFVNHSAPIKESGSP, from the exons ATGAAACCAGATAATCGTCAGGAAAATGGTGGTGATGGTTCATCCAGTGCTGGACTGGCTGAAGACGGATTACCAGAGCAAGATGAGCCAACTTCTTGTCAAATCAGGATTTCTCTTAACACCAACAATGATGTTTACAG CCAAATTCGGCTGGCGATTCAGAAAGATCCATCCCTGGGTGTCACAGAGGTCAGAATTCTTCCTAATGAAATCGTTTCCAAAAGTGATAC AACTTGGGTACGAAATGGTGGTAAACTGAGCTACGACTGCAAGTCGTTGCCGAAGGATACAACATCCCAGAGATGCGAACCCAAAACAGTTTTGAACTCCCCAAAAGAAGCATCGCCCATTCAACGACAAATTTTCCAAggtttttatg aaaaaattctagtaGCCAtcgaaaaaatagaaataaaaccCGATTTGGAAACTGAAATTAAACGTGAAAAACGTATTCTACGAAAATTGGATGTACATGAAAATTTTATTCGCTATTTCAGCTACGAAACGGATGAATTAGACAATTTCGT GTATATAGCGACAGAGCTGTGCTTGTGCTCTATTGCTGACATCtttgaacgaaaagaaaaagattcgttgaaaaaaactgttttaaaATCGCTAACGGCGAAAGGAATCTTGTTACAGGCAACTAGGGGACTTGCCTACCTTCATCAAAATCATTTTGTCCATCGTAACGTAAAGCCGAGCAGTTTCCTTGTGAAGGAAATACTGTCGGGCAAACACATTGTTGGTTACGCAATCAAGATAACAGATTTTCGGTTGAGCAGAATGATTGTTCCAGGCAAGTGTTGGTCTGGAACTATTGCCTCGGATGAGTGGGTGGCCCCGGAAAGCCAACGCACGGATCAGGAAGTTGATCAGTCCTTGGACGTGTTTATTCTCGGTTGTTTCTATCACTACGTCTTGACTGGAACAGGCGACGAGAATCCCAGTCCATCTCATCCGTTCAGTGATGATAAACTCAGACGTACCACGAACATTAACGATTTGGATTACTTTGTTTACAACGCAGAATGGAAGCCATCAGGCGTAAAGAATGAAAATGCGATAGCTTTGATCAAGCAGATGATCAAGTTCGATGAAAACCAGCGACTAAGCCTATCGGAAGTCCTCGATCATAAATATTTCCGGCCACCTATGAAGGAACACTATCCGATATACGATTCTAATAAGCCAGGTCTTTGTGTTATATTTAATCAGGAGTATTTCGCCAAC CCTCAACGCCGGCTTGCAACTGACCGTGATGGGGCAAGGTTAAAAGACATTTTCAAGAAATTAGGTTTTGAAGTTGACGATCGTCATCACAATTTAATGTCGCTCGGTATCAAACACCAAATGAAAAACCTGGCAAAGAAAGACTTCTCGGACTATGGCTGCCTAGTTGTTTGTCTTTTGTCCCACGGCGTAGAGAACGCTATTGCCGGCTCTGACGGATTTTACGCCAACACTAACAAACTCAAGTACAAGTTTCGTTATGAGCGTTGCCCTAGCCTGTACGGCAAACCAAAAATTTTCATCATTCAAGCGTGCCAAGGAGAACTGAAACAGAGTCAAACAGGGATCGTACCACCAGTCTCCCCAGGATCAG aaaacaaagaatccACCGTGCAACTGAGTCCTGCATCCGCTGCTATCAAATATATGTCCCATTGCTTTCAATCCATCAACGTCAACGAAGACAAGCTCAATGGGAATCCACCTATTATGGATTTTATGACCATCACATCAACTATTCCGGGATTCGTTTCCTTTCGGAATACCTATACTG GAACCTATTTCATTCAAGCCTTGTGtcagaaaatggaagaagtATATTTAACCAGGGCGTATGATGGCATTCGGGACTTGGAGGGAATATTGAGAGGAGACGACGGTGTCCAATCCATCATGAACAAAAAGTTACagaacacagaaaaaagacaaacgattTCGTGTGAAACCTACCTAAGGAAATACATCGTGTTCGAGAAACACGTCAAAACCGATGACGATGCAAAAGATAATGACAGTGAATCCAGCAATCGCCGATTCACAGAACGGAACAATTTCTTCGTTAACCATAGCGCCCCTATAAAAGAATCCGGTTCGCCTTAA
- the LOC130686702 gene encoding uncharacterized protein LOC130686702 isoform X2 yields the protein MPLTQKTNAFVIAWMFFVLVQFLPNQALETCRRDAECTTPGTYCLGGFCDGHCIPCHQFLRNPPYSGDCAKREEDCGTCVPGTVAEELVGMRHAFRCKKAEDPIPYPKPAFTVPEWRTLTFSVVGLTVVLALVAVGTFLKHKGIVFRHRQTSGTSLTTPNNSTGVLDEAEQPLTSGVPPNEERRLERERNVKAQPIDDPVSTNSMENLELSAPPFPSDVPSIPDGSANNNVLAGGTYDGVTIELSGYRNGNQTESTAPSATLPISNAVPVAIEMEPDGSDNESGEDTKESCYEQFNFGFFFKAERVSTRTAGCANNN from the exons ATGCCACTAACACAGAAAACTAATGCTTTCGTAATAGCTTGGATGTTTTTCGTGCTGGTGCAGTTCCTTCCCAACCAAGCGCTCGAAACT TGTCGTAGAGATGCGGAGTGCACGACACCAGGTACCTACTGCCTAGGTGGATTTTGCGATGGCCACTGCATCCCGTGCCATCAGTTCCTGCGCAATCCTCCTTATTCCGGTGATTGCGCTAAACGGGAAGAAGATTGCGGGACATGTGTTCCTGG GACTGTTGCGGAGGAGCTGGTAGGGATGCGGCACGCCTTCCGATGTAAAAAAGCTGAAGATCCTATTCCCTACCCGAAGCCGGCTTTTACGGTACCCGAATGGCGCACTTTGACGTTTAGCGTTGTTGGCTTGACAGTGGTGTTGGCATTGGTCGCCGTGGGCACCTTCCTCAAGCACAAAGGCATTG ttttccGCCATCGGCAGACGTCTGGAACGTCTCTTACCACTCCAAATAATTCAACTGGAGTGTTAGATGAGGCGGAACAGCCCTTAACGTCAGGCGTCCCGCCGAATGAAGAACGACGTTTGGAGAGGGAGAGAAATGTCAAAGCCCAGCCAATAGACGATCCAGTCTCTACCAATTCGATGGAGAATTTGGAGCTTTCTGCTCCCCCATTTCCTTCCGATGTACCATCCATTCCAGACGGAAGCGCAAACAACAACGTATTAGCTGGTGGTACGTACGATGGGGTTACCATAGAACTTTCCGGCTATCGAAACGGGAATCAAACGGAATCCACTGCACCTTCGGCCACTTTGCCAATTTCCAATGCTGTCCCTGTTGCCATCGAAATGGAACCGGATGGATCGGATAATGAATCGGGGGAAGATACCAAGGAAAGCTGCTACGAGCAGTTCAactttggctttttctttaaagctgAAAGAGTAAGCACAAGGACAGCAGGATGCGCTAATAATAACTAA